A portion of the Cellulophaga algicola DSM 14237 genome contains these proteins:
- a CDS encoding tetratricopeptide repeat protein: MKKKFYIVALAVLGFVGTMTAQNNPECTTNLSIYSEHVKVKNYEAAYTPWKMVYDNCPSLHKANFAYGERILNYKIEKATGTEKEGFFKDLMDLYDASLVHFPSNFTVAGVAADKGIAMYDNKMGSEQEIYDVLDKGFTQDKANFSNPKALYIYFTELVELHNAGSKDLQQVFDAYDNVMEQISVENKKLTDRIEQLLPKEDAGTITSKEKRILAANTQNSENYGKIEGSIDSKLGALADCSNLIPLYQKNFEEKKSDITWVKRAVNRMFNKECTDDPMFKKLLDAQLAMEPTADLYVYLGYLEMKANKTSSAVSYFNKAVDLETDKYKKSDLLYKIATSYSRSSRSNARSYAQKAIDANSSNGKAYLLIATLYANSANDCGATAFDKRAIYWKAAEVARQAGRVDPSLSGRSSQAVTSYMSRAPSKEMIFSSGMAGKTVTFSCWVGGSVKVPNL, translated from the coding sequence ATGAAAAAGAAGTTTTACATCGTAGCCTTAGCGGTATTAGGCTTTGTAGGAACAATGACGGCTCAGAACAATCCGGAATGTACAACAAACCTGTCTATATACTCAGAGCACGTAAAAGTTAAGAATTATGAAGCAGCATACACACCATGGAAAATGGTTTATGATAACTGCCCGAGTTTACACAAAGCAAACTTTGCTTATGGGGAAAGAATTTTAAATTATAAAATTGAAAAAGCAACAGGAACAGAAAAAGAAGGTTTCTTTAAAGATCTGATGGATCTTTATGATGCTAGTTTGGTTCACTTCCCTTCTAACTTTACAGTAGCAGGTGTTGCTGCAGATAAGGGTATTGCTATGTATGATAATAAAATGGGTTCTGAACAAGAAATCTATGATGTATTAGACAAAGGATTTACTCAGGATAAAGCTAACTTTAGCAATCCAAAAGCATTATATATCTATTTTACGGAATTAGTAGAATTACACAATGCAGGATCAAAAGACTTGCAACAGGTTTTTGATGCGTATGATAATGTAATGGAGCAAATAAGCGTAGAGAATAAGAAGTTAACAGACCGTATTGAGCAATTATTGCCTAAAGAAGATGCAGGAACCATTACTTCTAAAGAGAAGAGAATTTTAGCAGCAAATACTCAAAACTCAGAAAACTACGGTAAGATAGAAGGCAGTATTGATTCTAAATTAGGTGCTTTAGCAGATTGTTCTAACTTAATTCCTCTTTACCAAAAGAATTTTGAGGAGAAGAAAAGTGATATCACTTGGGTAAAAAGAGCAGTAAACAGAATGTTCAATAAAGAATGTACTGATGATCCTATGTTTAAGAAATTATTAGATGCACAGTTGGCTATGGAGCCTACGGCAGATTTATATGTATACTTAGGGTATTTAGAAATGAAGGCTAATAAAACGAGCTCTGCAGTTTCTTACTTTAATAAAGCTGTAGATTTAGAAACAGATAAGTACAAGAAATCAGATTTATTATATAAAATCGCAACTAGTTATTCTAGAAGCAGTAGATCTAATGCTAGAAGTTATGCTCAAAAAGCAATTGATGCTAATTCGTCTAATGGAAAAGCATATTTATTGATAGCAACATTATATGCTAACAGTGCTAACGATTGTGGAGCTACAGCTTTTGATAAAAGAGCAATATATTGGAAAGCTGCAGAAGTAGCAAGACAAGCAGGAAGAGTAGATCCTTCTTTAAGTGGTAGATCTAGCCAAGCGGTAACTAGTTACATGTCTAGAGCTCCATCAAAAGAAATGATATTTAGTTCAGGAATGGCAGGTAAAACTGTTACCTTTAGCTGTTGGGTAGGTGGTAGCGTAAAAGTGCCTAATCTATAA
- a CDS encoding ISAon1 family transposase, producing MNGKALQYHYKNHLSDFKDWPQKEHSQKWLLFGKNLGYYLSLDETSLSNGELYTILTNKGANGKKGSIVAIIKGTKADDVISVLNKIPVERRNIVKEVTVDMAGNMNLIAKKCFPRTEIVTDRFHVQKLASEAVQEERIRLRWEVIEIENKAIEEARKTEKTHRPEFSLTEIPIDSCWPEVDMYYLNQRPNGLQDK from the coding sequence ATTAATGGCAAAGCCCTACAGTATCACTACAAAAACCATCTTAGCGACTTCAAGGATTGGCCCCAAAAGGAACATTCACAAAAGTGGTTGCTCTTTGGAAAAAATTTAGGTTACTATTTAAGTTTAGATGAAACCTCTTTGTCCAACGGTGAACTCTACACGATTCTAACCAATAAAGGCGCTAACGGAAAGAAAGGTAGCATAGTGGCCATTATCAAGGGAACCAAAGCGGATGACGTCATCAGTGTGCTTAATAAAATCCCTGTGGAAAGACGAAATATAGTCAAAGAAGTTACTGTCGATATGGCTGGAAATATGAATTTGATCGCTAAAAAATGTTTCCCCAGAACAGAGATCGTGACCGATAGATTCCATGTTCAAAAATTAGCCTCAGAAGCAGTCCAAGAAGAACGTATCCGATTAAGATGGGAAGTTATAGAAATAGAAAACAAAGCCATTGAAGAAGCTCGAAAAACAGAAAAAACACATAGACCAGAATTCTCGCTAACGGAGATACCCATAGACAGTTGCTGGCCAGAAGTCGATATGTATTATTTAAACCAAAGACCAAATGGACTGCAGGACAAATAG
- a CDS encoding ISL3 family transposase yields the protein MLARSRYVLFKPKTKWTAGQIERAEILFRLYPTIEKAYKLAQALSYIYENNTNKDVARLKLAQWYNEVENSNFKSFNTIARSIQMHYKPILNYFNNRSTNASAESFNAKIKEFRTMFRGVRDVKFFLFRLTKLYA from the coding sequence TTGCTGGCCAGAAGTCGATATGTATTATTTAAACCAAAGACCAAATGGACTGCAGGACAAATAGAAAGAGCGGAAATATTGTTTCGACTTTACCCAACTATTGAAAAAGCCTATAAGTTGGCCCAAGCATTAAGCTATATCTATGAAAATAATACGAATAAGGATGTAGCAAGACTAAAATTGGCACAGTGGTATAACGAAGTAGAAAACTCAAATTTTAAGTCGTTCAACACCATTGCAAGGTCTATACAAATGCATTACAAACCAATTTTGAACTATTTTAATAACAGGAGCACCAATGCTTCCGCGGAATCCTTTAATGCTAAAATTAAAGAGTTCAGGACGATGTTTAGAGGCGTAAGAGATGTTAAGTTTTTCTTGTTTAGACTAACAAAATTATATGCCTAA
- a CDS encoding type III pantothenate kinase has translation MNLIIDAGNSLIKISVFREKIEIYHDQFALSEFVMHIKQVFDVYPDITDGIISSVGMLDKKDMAVVSLFCDVHLLTNQTKTPFKNSYATPETLGVDRVALATAAFYHNPSGNTLVVDAGTCITYDMVNDYGEYIGGAISPGIHMRYKALHQQTAKLPLLEKEDIIDFIGNSTNTSIHSGVVNGVTAELNGIIEQYNQRFNNLTVILTGGDALFLSKRTKNTIFANPKFLLEGLNCLLEYNKK, from the coding sequence ATGAACCTAATAATAGACGCAGGTAACAGCCTTATAAAAATTTCTGTTTTTCGTGAAAAAATAGAAATTTATCACGATCAATTCGCATTATCAGAATTTGTAATGCACATAAAACAGGTTTTTGATGTCTATCCAGACATTACTGATGGTATTATTTCTTCAGTTGGTATGCTTGATAAAAAAGATATGGCGGTGGTTTCTTTGTTTTGTGATGTACATCTGTTGACGAATCAAACAAAAACACCTTTTAAAAATTCTTATGCAACACCTGAAACTTTAGGTGTAGATCGCGTAGCTTTGGCGACAGCTGCATTTTATCATAACCCAAGTGGAAATACATTGGTGGTTGATGCTGGTACATGTATAACTTACGATATGGTAAATGATTATGGGGAATATATTGGCGGTGCAATTTCTCCAGGAATACATATGCGCTACAAAGCATTGCACCAGCAAACAGCAAAACTACCCCTATTAGAAAAAGAAGATATTATAGATTTTATTGGAAACTCTACAAATACGAGTATTCATAGTGGAGTTGTAAATGGTGTTACGGCTGAATTAAACGGAATAATTGAACAGTATAATCAACGATTTAATAATTTAACAGTTATTTTAACAGGAGGTGATGCGCTATTTTTGTCAAAACGAACAAAAAATACCATATTTGCCAATCCAAAATTTCTCCTTGAAGGGTTAAATTGTTTATTGGAATACAATAAAAAGTAA
- a CDS encoding AraC family transcriptional regulator, which produces MENFQWNFTSKGTVNENAVTIQNLEYIRYFPEKKKLNKNWTSGVKSKYHKIIYIKNGTGFFESDNSIRQEISKETLLVIYPNTWYRCVPDKNSDWEEYSVCFRGKYIEYLIENELFNMNQQVYPIGFNYEIDLQFDSLMNILKNNTSSQDVGLQFIFIDILRVLYSNFLMNKNQISRKGKIIFDVEKYIQRHIKSKINFDDVAKNFNVSYSLLRKLFKEKTDMTLKQYHLMHRLSKAKGMIRESDLSFSEIAWIKEYSWGVR; this is translated from the coding sequence ATGGAAAATTTTCAATGGAATTTTACTTCAAAAGGGACTGTAAATGAAAATGCGGTTACCATACAAAACTTAGAATATATTAGGTATTTTCCTGAAAAGAAGAAATTAAATAAAAATTGGACTTCTGGCGTAAAGTCTAAGTATCATAAAATTATTTACATTAAAAATGGGACTGGTTTTTTTGAATCTGATAATAGCATCCGACAGGAAATTTCTAAGGAAACATTGTTGGTTATTTATCCTAATACTTGGTATAGGTGTGTACCAGACAAGAACTCTGACTGGGAAGAATATTCTGTATGTTTTAGGGGTAAGTATATTGAATATTTAATTGAAAATGAATTATTTAATATGAATCAACAAGTATATCCAATTGGGTTTAATTATGAAATTGATTTACAATTTGATTCCTTAATGAATATATTAAAAAATAATACCTCTAGCCAAGATGTGGGGTTGCAATTTATTTTTATTGATATTTTAAGAGTGTTGTATTCTAATTTTTTGATGAATAAGAATCAAATTTCTAGAAAAGGAAAAATAATTTTTGATGTTGAAAAATATATTCAAAGACATATAAAATCTAAAATAAATTTTGATGATGTAGCTAAGAATTTTAATGTTAGTTATTCTTTGCTAAGAAAATTGTTTAAAGAGAAAACGGATATGACCTTAAAACAATATCATTTAATGCATAGGCTTAGTAAAGCAAAAGGTATGATAAGGGAAAGCGATTTGAGTTTTTCTGAAATAGCGTGGATCAAGGAATATTCTTGGGGAGTGAGATAA
- a CDS encoding ISAon1 family transposase N-terminal region protein — translation MDIELVRYLLPEGVLDYFEIVSHQSSEGKVHFYLEEKNVLPKEHQTELAHSKGFLPEITVEDFPLRGKSVLLHIKRRRWTLMDTGKIIKRDWGLIAKGTRITSEFASFLKGIA, via the coding sequence TTGGATATAGAATTAGTGCGGTATTTGTTGCCGGAAGGCGTATTGGATTACTTTGAAATTGTAAGCCATCAATCATCAGAAGGTAAGGTTCATTTTTACTTAGAAGAAAAGAACGTGCTACCCAAAGAGCACCAAACAGAATTAGCCCATTCCAAAGGCTTCTTACCGGAGATAACAGTTGAGGACTTCCCTCTAAGAGGTAAATCGGTACTGCTCCATATAAAGCGTAGGCGCTGGACTCTTATGGATACGGGAAAAATTATAAAAAGAGATTGGGGTTTAATAGCTAAAGGCACTCGGATAACCAGCGAATTTGCCTCTTTTTTAAAAGGTATCGCTTGA
- a CDS encoding FG-GAP repeat domain-containing protein translates to MKKSKKIILVFTSFCIIIGFIYFKFDIPERTQKPKTGQELSKMYCASCHLYPDPNVLPQDIWKNTLLPEMKNRMGLGNQKSLVSKNGYDEYINLVQNGIYALSPMITNEEWLLIEKFYIDNSPIVSSPQITKSQNNLQASSVEIVKNLDQKQGITTYFGIENNYQLTSNVFGQLKVTNLQNKKKHTVQLPSPVVEIKNNLVLCIGGNMNPTQKKLGSLHLFDSGYKNQELLIDKLHRPVGFKYVDLNNDKIKDFLIAEFGNHTGQITFIDGKSKERKIIGTNPGARNFELRDVNNDGQMDFYALTTQARERVSLFTNIGDGNFKETIILDFPPYYGTSYFQLADLNADGKEEIIMVNGDNADYSIVKKNFHGIRIFQNRNKSWKEVYFFPSYGATNLLKVDLNHDGLMDMVSSSFFVEPEFSTSEQVIYFINEGDFNFTILHPNLPEIRPMTMRLGDANKDNNAEIYLGNFEFQPNLNPNFNFIESVIITPDF, encoded by the coding sequence ATGAAGAAGTCTAAAAAAATTATTTTAGTTTTTACCTCTTTTTGCATCATTATAGGCTTTATTTATTTCAAATTTGATATTCCTGAAAGAACGCAAAAGCCAAAAACAGGACAAGAACTCTCCAAAATGTATTGTGCAAGTTGCCACTTGTACCCAGACCCAAATGTACTTCCTCAAGATATTTGGAAAAATACACTTTTACCAGAAATGAAAAACAGGATGGGATTAGGTAATCAGAAATCCCTAGTTTCAAAAAATGGCTACGATGAATACATCAACTTAGTTCAGAACGGAATCTATGCACTAAGCCCCATGATAACCAATGAAGAATGGTTGTTAATAGAAAAATTTTATATAGACAATTCTCCAATAGTTTCATCTCCTCAAATCACTAAATCCCAAAACAACCTACAAGCATCTTCCGTTGAAATAGTTAAAAATTTAGATCAAAAACAAGGGATAACCACTTATTTTGGAATTGAAAACAACTACCAATTAACATCTAATGTTTTTGGACAACTTAAGGTTACTAACCTCCAAAATAAAAAAAAACATACCGTACAATTACCAAGCCCTGTTGTAGAAATCAAGAACAATTTAGTACTCTGCATTGGCGGAAATATGAATCCCACTCAAAAAAAACTAGGGAGTCTTCATCTATTTGACTCCGGTTACAAAAATCAAGAACTACTCATTGATAAATTACATAGACCGGTAGGTTTTAAATACGTAGATTTAAATAATGACAAAATCAAAGATTTTTTAATTGCTGAATTTGGTAATCACACAGGTCAGATAACATTTATAGACGGAAAATCTAAAGAAAGAAAAATTATTGGAACAAATCCTGGGGCCAGAAATTTTGAGCTAAGAGACGTGAACAATGATGGCCAAATGGATTTTTATGCATTAACTACTCAAGCAAGAGAACGTGTGAGCTTATTTACAAATATAGGCGATGGTAATTTTAAAGAAACTATTATACTTGACTTCCCCCCATATTATGGCACTAGCTATTTTCAATTAGCAGATCTTAATGCTGACGGCAAGGAGGAAATTATTATGGTAAATGGTGATAATGCTGACTACAGTATCGTAAAGAAAAACTTTCACGGCATACGTATTTTTCAAAACCGAAATAAGTCATGGAAAGAAGTGTATTTTTTTCCTTCTTACGGAGCGACGAATCTTCTAAAAGTAGATTTAAACCATGATGGCTTGATGGACATGGTTTCTTCATCATTCTTTGTAGAACCAGAATTTAGCACCTCAGAACAAGTAATTTACTTTATCAACGAAGGTGATTTTAATTTTACAATTTTACACCCTAATCTTCCTGAAATAAGACCTATGACAATGCGCTTAGGTGATGCTAACAAAGATAACAACGCTGAAATCTATCTTGGTAATTTCGAATTTCAACCCAATTTAAACCCAAATTTTAATTTTATAGAATCTGTAATTATCACTCCTGATTTTTAA